A single window of Labeo rohita strain BAU-BD-2019 chromosome 4, IGBB_LRoh.1.0, whole genome shotgun sequence DNA harbors:
- the zgc:113263 gene encoding uncharacterized protein zgc:113263 isoform X1, with protein sequence MEALWTRRIEDPLSLMSFIIPPSRLLFAAMWQVTEQRQVKHYGMLEEFVTMVTETVPELLNYNQRTQLILGLRARHLLELCRGKHQIDLEDIQPHLDRVRALRVSEAVDEDMEESDACFLDLIQTLISNPEKREKFFQNIFPEEYGPKFDKNLHTLMEEFLLQFDLMMSVPDLSQTVSWLRNCPSLLNKCLHSVSVPKEMKTLLEHHRANGNLQDDESVHSAHNSCTFSSQSLPPLVRVVISSDHTESGDPSESGADVDGHDKDDCHTSKILSDPDMPGWTAKKRKFKVEAEEREDEENDDDDQNWPVTGAGSVRKRSSYVDSSFGEDLNHTHTKKSSKKSSKKKRDESADLSREFTFINHLGAYTEESSYQTSDASKVPWSEEETFGLIDIWGKDSVQRSLKDCARNRHIFNLISKKMFERGFTRTAEQCHTRIKRLKMSFRQCHENIVKGEKPEWKFYNVLEKILCRKESTEQEDTITDISIHEESSGQQAEDDTDWDVLGHVGLEGTRNIPWTDQETQTLIRIWGEDKTQRELRGVLQNGHIFAMISKKMAAHGYIRTAEQCQSRVKRLKLCFKQAYESKQIEGKEPVEFKFYKQMERIMANEEPCSSQIKEEESTDMEYQVYKYQEIETAMNCMDDRKKVAWSDAETLILLQLWGNEQVQQNLQRCPHNGHIYSEISEKLNAHGYLRTAEQCHTRIKRLKISYRQCRDSMSSPEAERVEFKFYDLMEDIFQRNASSKVSGDNEPNNGIKSESQDTCSSVDQTTSWSDSETVALIDIWAEDEVQEALRGSVHNIHVFTDIAEKLNNQGFFKTPEQCRCKIKNLTKNFRQCYERKKCGIEKIDCKYYDKLEQVLGDEAFSMDVYDEDDHDAEYQHAAMVAVSESGRKMTWSDRETQALLDIWGDDRVQHSLMSCPKNRHIYRYISKRMMALGFNRTGVQCHSRVKRLKSQFYYDGREECKFYDQLERIILKDRTSEGQDVSELESITDSDSDSIALSKPLTADGPKLAWGDSETHTLISIWGSDAIQERLKGCVKRKPVFQQIALVMAEKGYSRTDEQCRSRIKRLKASYRQCLDNYRNEGEQVEWKFFKQLNSIFEKYPLDDAETTTAQEPEAAGRKNLSRSAKAQSSV encoded by the exons ATGGAAGCGCTTTGGACCAGGAGaattgaag ACCCTCTTTCATTGATGAGTTTTATCATTCCACCGTCGAGGTTACTGTTTGCAGCCATGTGGCAGGTGACTGAACAGAGACAGGTAAAGCACTATGGGATGCTGGAGGAGTTTGTAACTATGGTGACAGAGACTGTGCCAGAGCTTCTGAATTACAATCAAAGAACCCAGCTGATACTTGGCTTAAGAGCAAGG CATCTTCTGGAGTTGTGTCGTGGCAAACATCAGATTGACCTGGAAGATATCCAGCCTCACCTGGATCGAGTCCGTGCTCTACGTGTCAGTGAG GCGGTTGATGAAGACATGGAGGAATCTGATGCCTGTTTCTTAGACCTCATTCAGACCCTTATTAGCAACCctgaaaagagagaaaaattcTTCCAG AACATTTTCCCAGAAGAATACGGCCCCAAATTTGACAAAAATCTACACACACTCATGGAAGAGTTCCTCTTGCAGTTTGATCTGATGATGTCAGTCCCAGACCTTTCACAG ACAGTTTCTTGGCTCAGGAACTGCCCGTCTCTTCTGAACAAATGTCTTCATTCAGTTTCGGTGCCAAAGGAGATGAAGACCCTGCTTGAACATCACAGAGCTAATGGAAATCTTCAGGACGATG AGTCTGTTCACTCTGCTCATAACAGCTGTACGTTTTCATCTCAGTCTCTCCCTCCGCTGGTACGAGTTGTCATTTCCAGCGATCACACAGAATCCGGTGACCCATCTGAATCAGGAGCCGATGTAGATGGTCATGACAAAGACGATTGCCACACTTCTAAAATCTTGTCTGATCCTGATATGCCTGGCTGGACGGCTAAAAAGAGAAAATTCAAAGTAGAAGCAGAGGAGAGAGAGGATGAAgagaatgatgatgatgatcagAACTGGCCAGTCACAGGTGCTGGATCTGTAAGAAAGAGGAGCAGTTATGTTGACAGCTCTTTTGGTGAAGACCtgaatcacacacacaccaaaaaatcctcaaaaaagtcctctaaaaagaaaagagacGAAAGTGCAGACTTGTCCAGAGAATTCACATTTATTAACCATTTGGGTGCATATACAG AAGAGTCTTCCTATCAGACCTCTGATGCTTCAAAAGTCCCTTGGTCAGAGGAAGAAACATTCGGCCTCATTGACATATGGGGGAAAGACAGCGTTCAGCGGAGTCTAAAAGACTGTGCCCGCAACCGACACATTTTCAACCTCATCTCTAAGAAGATGTTCGAGAGAGGCTTTACCAGAACAGCAGAGCAGTGTCACACCAGGATAAAACGTTTGAAAATGAGCTTTCGTCAGTGCCATGAAAACAT TGTGAAAGGAGAAAAACCGGAATGGAAGTTCTATAATGTATTGGAAAAAATTCTGTGCCGTAAAGAATCTACGGAACAGGAAGACACTATTACTGACATCAGCATTCATGAAGAGTCCTCAGGACAGCAGGCAGAAGATGACACTGACTGGGATGTTCTTGGTCACGTCGGACTAGAGG GCACCAGGAATATCCCATGGACAGACCAGGAGACGCAAACCCTCATCAGGATCTGGGGAGAGGACAAAACCCAGCGAGAGCTGAGAGGGGTTCTCCAGAACGGACACATCTTTGCCATGATATCAAAAAAGATGGCCGCTCACGGCTACATCCGAACAGCGGAGCAGTGTCAGAGTAGAGTGAAAAGATTGAAGCTGTGCTTCAAACAGGCTTATGAGAGTAAACA GATTGAGGGCAAAGAGCCAGTTGAATTTAAATTCTATAAACAGATGGAGAGAATTATGGCTAATGAAGAGCCATGCTCATCACAGATCAAAGAGGAGGAGTCAACAGACATGGAATATCAGGTGTACAAATACCAGGAAATAG AAACAGCAATGAACTGCATGGACGATAGAAAGAAGGTTGCCTGGTCTGATGCCGAAACGCTGATTCTCCTCCAGTTATGGGGCAATGAGCAAGTCCAGCAGAATCTTCAACGCTGCCCTCACAATGGCCACATCTATTCAGAGATCTCAGAGAAGCTGAATGCCCATGGATATCTGCGCACCGCTGAGCAATGCCACACCAGAATCAAAAGACTCAAAATCAGCTACAGGCAGTGCAGGGACAGCATGAG TTCACCTGAAGCTGAACGTGTAGAATTCAAGTTCTATGATCTGATGGAAGATATTTTTCAAAGGAATGCTTCCTCCAAAGTGTCAGGAGATAACGAACCCAACAATGGCATCAAATCAG AATCTCAGGACACCTGCAGCAGTGTGGACCAAACAACATCGTGGTCAGACTCTGAAACTGTAGCTCTAATAGACATTTGGGCAGAAGATGAGGTGCAGGAAGCCCTGAGAGGCTCTGTCCATAACATCCACGTGTTTACTGATATAGCAGAGAAACTGAACAATCAGGGATTCTTCAAAACACCAGAGCAATGCAGATGCAAGATCAAGAACCTGACAAAGAATTTCCGACAGTGTTACGAAAGGAAAAA ATGTGGCATAGAGAAAATAGATTGCAAGTACTATGATAAACTGGAGCAGGTTCTGGGTGATGAGGCCTTTTCTATGGATGTCTATGATGAAGATGATCACGATGCAG AATACCAGCATGCAGCCATGGTAGCCGTATCCGAATCAGGTAGGAAGATGACCTGGTCGGACCGGGAGACCCAGGCCCTGCTGGACATTTGGGGCGATGACCGCGTGCAGCACAGCCTCATGTCCTGCCCGAAAAATAGAcacatatatagatatatttcaAAGAGAATGATGGCACTGGGTTTCAACCGAACAGGTGTGCAGTGCCACTCACGTGTAAAGAGACTCAAGTCCCAGTTTTACTACGATGG cagggaggAGTGTAAATTCTATGATCAGCTGGAACGGATTATTTTAAAAGACAGAACATCTGAAGGCCAGGACGTAAGTGAGCTGGAATCCATAACGGATTCTGATTCAG ACTCCATAGCGCTGTCCAAACCTCTCACTGCTGATGGGCCAAAGCTGGCATGGGGTGACAGTGAGACGCACACTCTTATATCCATCTGGGGGAGCGATGCCATTCAGGAAAGGTTGAAAGGCTGCGTCAAACGCAAGCCTGTATTCCAGCAGATCGCACTGGTTATGGCCGAGAAGGGCTACAGCAGGACAGATGAACAGTGTCGCTCCAGGATTAAAAGACTAAAGGCCAGTTACCGCCAGTGCCTTGACAATTACAg AAATGAAGGGGAGCAGGTGGAGTGGAAGTTCTTCAAACAGCTAAACAGTATATTTGAGAAATACCCTCTAGACGATGCTGAAACCACCACGGCTCAGGAGCCAGAGGCAGCTGGGAGAAAAAACCTTAGCAGGTCTGCAAAAGCACAGAGCTCAG TCTGA
- the zgc:113263 gene encoding uncharacterized protein zgc:113263 isoform X2, with translation MEALWTRRIEDPLSLMSFIIPPSRLLFAAMWQVTEQRQVKHYGMLEEFVTMVTETVPELLNYNQRTQLILGLRARHLLELCRGKHQIDLEDIQPHLDRVRALRVSEAVDEDMEESDACFLDLIQTLISNPEKREKFFQNIFPEEYGPKFDKNLHTLMEEFLLQFDLMMSVPDLSQTVSWLRNCPSLLNKCLHSVSVPKEMKTLLEHHRANGNLQDDESVHSAHNSCTFSSQSLPPLVRVVISSDHTESGDPSESGADVDGHDKDDCHTSKILSDPDMPGWTAKKRKFKVEAEEREDEENDDDDQNWPVTGAGSVRKRSSYVDSSFGEDLNHTHTKKSSKKSSKKKRDESADLSREFTFINHLGAYTEESSYQTSDASKVPWSEEETFGLIDIWGKDSVQRSLKDCARNRHIFNLISKKMFERGFTRTAEQCHTRIKRLKMSFRQCHENIVKGEKPEWKFYNVLEKILCRKESTEQEDTITDISIHEESSGQQAEDDTDWDVLGHVGLEGTRNIPWTDQETQTLIRIWGEDKTQRELRGVLQNGHIFAMISKKMAAHGYIRTAEQCQSRVKRLKLCFKQAYESKQIEGKEPVEFKFYKQMERIMANEEPCSSQIKEEESTDMEYQVYKYQEIETAMNCMDDRKKVAWSDAETLILLQLWGNEQVQQNLQRCPHNGHIYSEISEKLNAHGYLRTAEQCHTRIKRLKISYRQCRDSMSSPEAERVEFKFYDLMEDIFQRNASSKVSGDNEPNNGIKSESQDTCSSVDQTTSWSDSETVALIDIWAEDEVQEALRGSVHNIHVFTDIAEKLNNQGFFKTPEQCRCKIKNLTKNFRQCYERKKCGIEKIDCKYYDKLEQVLGDEAFSMDVYDEDDHDAEYQHAAMVAVSESGRKMTWSDRETQALLDIWGDDRVQHSLMSCPKNRHIYRYISKRMMALGFNRTGVQCHSRVKRLKSQFYYDGEECKFYDQLERIILKDRTSEGQDVSELESITDSDSDSIALSKPLTADGPKLAWGDSETHTLISIWGSDAIQERLKGCVKRKPVFQQIALVMAEKGYSRTDEQCRSRIKRLKASYRQCLDNYRNEGEQVEWKFFKQLNSIFEKYPLDDAETTTAQEPEAAGRKNLSRSAKAQSSV, from the exons ATGGAAGCGCTTTGGACCAGGAGaattgaag ACCCTCTTTCATTGATGAGTTTTATCATTCCACCGTCGAGGTTACTGTTTGCAGCCATGTGGCAGGTGACTGAACAGAGACAGGTAAAGCACTATGGGATGCTGGAGGAGTTTGTAACTATGGTGACAGAGACTGTGCCAGAGCTTCTGAATTACAATCAAAGAACCCAGCTGATACTTGGCTTAAGAGCAAGG CATCTTCTGGAGTTGTGTCGTGGCAAACATCAGATTGACCTGGAAGATATCCAGCCTCACCTGGATCGAGTCCGTGCTCTACGTGTCAGTGAG GCGGTTGATGAAGACATGGAGGAATCTGATGCCTGTTTCTTAGACCTCATTCAGACCCTTATTAGCAACCctgaaaagagagaaaaattcTTCCAG AACATTTTCCCAGAAGAATACGGCCCCAAATTTGACAAAAATCTACACACACTCATGGAAGAGTTCCTCTTGCAGTTTGATCTGATGATGTCAGTCCCAGACCTTTCACAG ACAGTTTCTTGGCTCAGGAACTGCCCGTCTCTTCTGAACAAATGTCTTCATTCAGTTTCGGTGCCAAAGGAGATGAAGACCCTGCTTGAACATCACAGAGCTAATGGAAATCTTCAGGACGATG AGTCTGTTCACTCTGCTCATAACAGCTGTACGTTTTCATCTCAGTCTCTCCCTCCGCTGGTACGAGTTGTCATTTCCAGCGATCACACAGAATCCGGTGACCCATCTGAATCAGGAGCCGATGTAGATGGTCATGACAAAGACGATTGCCACACTTCTAAAATCTTGTCTGATCCTGATATGCCTGGCTGGACGGCTAAAAAGAGAAAATTCAAAGTAGAAGCAGAGGAGAGAGAGGATGAAgagaatgatgatgatgatcagAACTGGCCAGTCACAGGTGCTGGATCTGTAAGAAAGAGGAGCAGTTATGTTGACAGCTCTTTTGGTGAAGACCtgaatcacacacacaccaaaaaatcctcaaaaaagtcctctaaaaagaaaagagacGAAAGTGCAGACTTGTCCAGAGAATTCACATTTATTAACCATTTGGGTGCATATACAG AAGAGTCTTCCTATCAGACCTCTGATGCTTCAAAAGTCCCTTGGTCAGAGGAAGAAACATTCGGCCTCATTGACATATGGGGGAAAGACAGCGTTCAGCGGAGTCTAAAAGACTGTGCCCGCAACCGACACATTTTCAACCTCATCTCTAAGAAGATGTTCGAGAGAGGCTTTACCAGAACAGCAGAGCAGTGTCACACCAGGATAAAACGTTTGAAAATGAGCTTTCGTCAGTGCCATGAAAACAT TGTGAAAGGAGAAAAACCGGAATGGAAGTTCTATAATGTATTGGAAAAAATTCTGTGCCGTAAAGAATCTACGGAACAGGAAGACACTATTACTGACATCAGCATTCATGAAGAGTCCTCAGGACAGCAGGCAGAAGATGACACTGACTGGGATGTTCTTGGTCACGTCGGACTAGAGG GCACCAGGAATATCCCATGGACAGACCAGGAGACGCAAACCCTCATCAGGATCTGGGGAGAGGACAAAACCCAGCGAGAGCTGAGAGGGGTTCTCCAGAACGGACACATCTTTGCCATGATATCAAAAAAGATGGCCGCTCACGGCTACATCCGAACAGCGGAGCAGTGTCAGAGTAGAGTGAAAAGATTGAAGCTGTGCTTCAAACAGGCTTATGAGAGTAAACA GATTGAGGGCAAAGAGCCAGTTGAATTTAAATTCTATAAACAGATGGAGAGAATTATGGCTAATGAAGAGCCATGCTCATCACAGATCAAAGAGGAGGAGTCAACAGACATGGAATATCAGGTGTACAAATACCAGGAAATAG AAACAGCAATGAACTGCATGGACGATAGAAAGAAGGTTGCCTGGTCTGATGCCGAAACGCTGATTCTCCTCCAGTTATGGGGCAATGAGCAAGTCCAGCAGAATCTTCAACGCTGCCCTCACAATGGCCACATCTATTCAGAGATCTCAGAGAAGCTGAATGCCCATGGATATCTGCGCACCGCTGAGCAATGCCACACCAGAATCAAAAGACTCAAAATCAGCTACAGGCAGTGCAGGGACAGCATGAG TTCACCTGAAGCTGAACGTGTAGAATTCAAGTTCTATGATCTGATGGAAGATATTTTTCAAAGGAATGCTTCCTCCAAAGTGTCAGGAGATAACGAACCCAACAATGGCATCAAATCAG AATCTCAGGACACCTGCAGCAGTGTGGACCAAACAACATCGTGGTCAGACTCTGAAACTGTAGCTCTAATAGACATTTGGGCAGAAGATGAGGTGCAGGAAGCCCTGAGAGGCTCTGTCCATAACATCCACGTGTTTACTGATATAGCAGAGAAACTGAACAATCAGGGATTCTTCAAAACACCAGAGCAATGCAGATGCAAGATCAAGAACCTGACAAAGAATTTCCGACAGTGTTACGAAAGGAAAAA ATGTGGCATAGAGAAAATAGATTGCAAGTACTATGATAAACTGGAGCAGGTTCTGGGTGATGAGGCCTTTTCTATGGATGTCTATGATGAAGATGATCACGATGCAG AATACCAGCATGCAGCCATGGTAGCCGTATCCGAATCAGGTAGGAAGATGACCTGGTCGGACCGGGAGACCCAGGCCCTGCTGGACATTTGGGGCGATGACCGCGTGCAGCACAGCCTCATGTCCTGCCCGAAAAATAGAcacatatatagatatatttcaAAGAGAATGATGGCACTGGGTTTCAACCGAACAGGTGTGCAGTGCCACTCACGTGTAAAGAGACTCAAGTCCCAGTTTTACTACGATGG ggaggAGTGTAAATTCTATGATCAGCTGGAACGGATTATTTTAAAAGACAGAACATCTGAAGGCCAGGACGTAAGTGAGCTGGAATCCATAACGGATTCTGATTCAG ACTCCATAGCGCTGTCCAAACCTCTCACTGCTGATGGGCCAAAGCTGGCATGGGGTGACAGTGAGACGCACACTCTTATATCCATCTGGGGGAGCGATGCCATTCAGGAAAGGTTGAAAGGCTGCGTCAAACGCAAGCCTGTATTCCAGCAGATCGCACTGGTTATGGCCGAGAAGGGCTACAGCAGGACAGATGAACAGTGTCGCTCCAGGATTAAAAGACTAAAGGCCAGTTACCGCCAGTGCCTTGACAATTACAg AAATGAAGGGGAGCAGGTGGAGTGGAAGTTCTTCAAACAGCTAAACAGTATATTTGAGAAATACCCTCTAGACGATGCTGAAACCACCACGGCTCAGGAGCCAGAGGCAGCTGGGAGAAAAAACCTTAGCAGGTCTGCAAAAGCACAGAGCTCAG TCTGA
- the zgc:113263 gene encoding uncharacterized protein zgc:113263 isoform X3 produces the protein MEALWTRRIEDPLSLMSFIIPPSRLLFAAMWQVTEQRQVKHYGMLEEFVTMVTETVPELLNYNQRTQLILGLRARHLLELCRGKHQIDLEDIQPHLDRVRALRAVDEDMEESDACFLDLIQTLISNPEKREKFFQNIFPEEYGPKFDKNLHTLMEEFLLQFDLMMSVPDLSQTVSWLRNCPSLLNKCLHSVSVPKEMKTLLEHHRANGNLQDDESVHSAHNSCTFSSQSLPPLVRVVISSDHTESGDPSESGADVDGHDKDDCHTSKILSDPDMPGWTAKKRKFKVEAEEREDEENDDDDQNWPVTGAGSVRKRSSYVDSSFGEDLNHTHTKKSSKKSSKKKRDESADLSREFTFINHLGAYTEESSYQTSDASKVPWSEEETFGLIDIWGKDSVQRSLKDCARNRHIFNLISKKMFERGFTRTAEQCHTRIKRLKMSFRQCHENIVKGEKPEWKFYNVLEKILCRKESTEQEDTITDISIHEESSGQQAEDDTDWDVLGHVGLEGTRNIPWTDQETQTLIRIWGEDKTQRELRGVLQNGHIFAMISKKMAAHGYIRTAEQCQSRVKRLKLCFKQAYESKQIEGKEPVEFKFYKQMERIMANEEPCSSQIKEEESTDMEYQVYKYQEIETAMNCMDDRKKVAWSDAETLILLQLWGNEQVQQNLQRCPHNGHIYSEISEKLNAHGYLRTAEQCHTRIKRLKISYRQCRDSMSSPEAERVEFKFYDLMEDIFQRNASSKVSGDNEPNNGIKSESQDTCSSVDQTTSWSDSETVALIDIWAEDEVQEALRGSVHNIHVFTDIAEKLNNQGFFKTPEQCRCKIKNLTKNFRQCYERKKCGIEKIDCKYYDKLEQVLGDEAFSMDVYDEDDHDAEYQHAAMVAVSESGRKMTWSDRETQALLDIWGDDRVQHSLMSCPKNRHIYRYISKRMMALGFNRTGVQCHSRVKRLKSQFYYDGREECKFYDQLERIILKDRTSEGQDVSELESITDSDSDSIALSKPLTADGPKLAWGDSETHTLISIWGSDAIQERLKGCVKRKPVFQQIALVMAEKGYSRTDEQCRSRIKRLKASYRQCLDNYRNEGEQVEWKFFKQLNSIFEKYPLDDAETTTAQEPEAAGRKNLSRSAKAQSSV, from the exons ATGGAAGCGCTTTGGACCAGGAGaattgaag ACCCTCTTTCATTGATGAGTTTTATCATTCCACCGTCGAGGTTACTGTTTGCAGCCATGTGGCAGGTGACTGAACAGAGACAGGTAAAGCACTATGGGATGCTGGAGGAGTTTGTAACTATGGTGACAGAGACTGTGCCAGAGCTTCTGAATTACAATCAAAGAACCCAGCTGATACTTGGCTTAAGAGCAAGG CATCTTCTGGAGTTGTGTCGTGGCAAACATCAGATTGACCTGGAAGATATCCAGCCTCACCTGGATCGAGTCCGTGCTCTACGT GCGGTTGATGAAGACATGGAGGAATCTGATGCCTGTTTCTTAGACCTCATTCAGACCCTTATTAGCAACCctgaaaagagagaaaaattcTTCCAG AACATTTTCCCAGAAGAATACGGCCCCAAATTTGACAAAAATCTACACACACTCATGGAAGAGTTCCTCTTGCAGTTTGATCTGATGATGTCAGTCCCAGACCTTTCACAG ACAGTTTCTTGGCTCAGGAACTGCCCGTCTCTTCTGAACAAATGTCTTCATTCAGTTTCGGTGCCAAAGGAGATGAAGACCCTGCTTGAACATCACAGAGCTAATGGAAATCTTCAGGACGATG AGTCTGTTCACTCTGCTCATAACAGCTGTACGTTTTCATCTCAGTCTCTCCCTCCGCTGGTACGAGTTGTCATTTCCAGCGATCACACAGAATCCGGTGACCCATCTGAATCAGGAGCCGATGTAGATGGTCATGACAAAGACGATTGCCACACTTCTAAAATCTTGTCTGATCCTGATATGCCTGGCTGGACGGCTAAAAAGAGAAAATTCAAAGTAGAAGCAGAGGAGAGAGAGGATGAAgagaatgatgatgatgatcagAACTGGCCAGTCACAGGTGCTGGATCTGTAAGAAAGAGGAGCAGTTATGTTGACAGCTCTTTTGGTGAAGACCtgaatcacacacacaccaaaaaatcctcaaaaaagtcctctaaaaagaaaagagacGAAAGTGCAGACTTGTCCAGAGAATTCACATTTATTAACCATTTGGGTGCATATACAG AAGAGTCTTCCTATCAGACCTCTGATGCTTCAAAAGTCCCTTGGTCAGAGGAAGAAACATTCGGCCTCATTGACATATGGGGGAAAGACAGCGTTCAGCGGAGTCTAAAAGACTGTGCCCGCAACCGACACATTTTCAACCTCATCTCTAAGAAGATGTTCGAGAGAGGCTTTACCAGAACAGCAGAGCAGTGTCACACCAGGATAAAACGTTTGAAAATGAGCTTTCGTCAGTGCCATGAAAACAT TGTGAAAGGAGAAAAACCGGAATGGAAGTTCTATAATGTATTGGAAAAAATTCTGTGCCGTAAAGAATCTACGGAACAGGAAGACACTATTACTGACATCAGCATTCATGAAGAGTCCTCAGGACAGCAGGCAGAAGATGACACTGACTGGGATGTTCTTGGTCACGTCGGACTAGAGG GCACCAGGAATATCCCATGGACAGACCAGGAGACGCAAACCCTCATCAGGATCTGGGGAGAGGACAAAACCCAGCGAGAGCTGAGAGGGGTTCTCCAGAACGGACACATCTTTGCCATGATATCAAAAAAGATGGCCGCTCACGGCTACATCCGAACAGCGGAGCAGTGTCAGAGTAGAGTGAAAAGATTGAAGCTGTGCTTCAAACAGGCTTATGAGAGTAAACA GATTGAGGGCAAAGAGCCAGTTGAATTTAAATTCTATAAACAGATGGAGAGAATTATGGCTAATGAAGAGCCATGCTCATCACAGATCAAAGAGGAGGAGTCAACAGACATGGAATATCAGGTGTACAAATACCAGGAAATAG AAACAGCAATGAACTGCATGGACGATAGAAAGAAGGTTGCCTGGTCTGATGCCGAAACGCTGATTCTCCTCCAGTTATGGGGCAATGAGCAAGTCCAGCAGAATCTTCAACGCTGCCCTCACAATGGCCACATCTATTCAGAGATCTCAGAGAAGCTGAATGCCCATGGATATCTGCGCACCGCTGAGCAATGCCACACCAGAATCAAAAGACTCAAAATCAGCTACAGGCAGTGCAGGGACAGCATGAG TTCACCTGAAGCTGAACGTGTAGAATTCAAGTTCTATGATCTGATGGAAGATATTTTTCAAAGGAATGCTTCCTCCAAAGTGTCAGGAGATAACGAACCCAACAATGGCATCAAATCAG AATCTCAGGACACCTGCAGCAGTGTGGACCAAACAACATCGTGGTCAGACTCTGAAACTGTAGCTCTAATAGACATTTGGGCAGAAGATGAGGTGCAGGAAGCCCTGAGAGGCTCTGTCCATAACATCCACGTGTTTACTGATATAGCAGAGAAACTGAACAATCAGGGATTCTTCAAAACACCAGAGCAATGCAGATGCAAGATCAAGAACCTGACAAAGAATTTCCGACAGTGTTACGAAAGGAAAAA ATGTGGCATAGAGAAAATAGATTGCAAGTACTATGATAAACTGGAGCAGGTTCTGGGTGATGAGGCCTTTTCTATGGATGTCTATGATGAAGATGATCACGATGCAG AATACCAGCATGCAGCCATGGTAGCCGTATCCGAATCAGGTAGGAAGATGACCTGGTCGGACCGGGAGACCCAGGCCCTGCTGGACATTTGGGGCGATGACCGCGTGCAGCACAGCCTCATGTCCTGCCCGAAAAATAGAcacatatatagatatatttcaAAGAGAATGATGGCACTGGGTTTCAACCGAACAGGTGTGCAGTGCCACTCACGTGTAAAGAGACTCAAGTCCCAGTTTTACTACGATGG cagggaggAGTGTAAATTCTATGATCAGCTGGAACGGATTATTTTAAAAGACAGAACATCTGAAGGCCAGGACGTAAGTGAGCTGGAATCCATAACGGATTCTGATTCAG ACTCCATAGCGCTGTCCAAACCTCTCACTGCTGATGGGCCAAAGCTGGCATGGGGTGACAGTGAGACGCACACTCTTATATCCATCTGGGGGAGCGATGCCATTCAGGAAAGGTTGAAAGGCTGCGTCAAACGCAAGCCTGTATTCCAGCAGATCGCACTGGTTATGGCCGAGAAGGGCTACAGCAGGACAGATGAACAGTGTCGCTCCAGGATTAAAAGACTAAAGGCCAGTTACCGCCAGTGCCTTGACAATTACAg AAATGAAGGGGAGCAGGTGGAGTGGAAGTTCTTCAAACAGCTAAACAGTATATTTGAGAAATACCCTCTAGACGATGCTGAAACCACCACGGCTCAGGAGCCAGAGGCAGCTGGGAGAAAAAACCTTAGCAGGTCTGCAAAAGCACAGAGCTCAG TCTGA